Proteins from a single region of Puntigrus tetrazona isolate hp1 chromosome 2, ASM1883169v1, whole genome shotgun sequence:
- the lmo4 gene encoding LIM domain transcription factor LMO4 isoform X2 yields MVNTACNAQPPHVRMGALAWKRCVGCGCKISDRFLLFALDGYWHCHCLKCSCCQAQLADIGSSCFTKCGLILCKSDYIRLFGHSGACRACSKSIPANEMVMRATGNVFHVKCFVCSTCHNQLVPGDRFHYTNGKLYCERDRPTASAYRNDYLDSLREHNISEQKS; encoded by the exons ATGGTAAACACTGCTTGTAATGCTCAGCCGCCTCATGTCAGAATGGGGGCCCTGGCGTGGAAGCGCTGCGTTGGATGTGGATGCAAGATTTCAGACCGCTTCCTCCTGTTTGCTTTGGATGGGTACTGGCACTGCCACTGTCTCAAGTGCTCCTGCTGTCAAGCCCAGCTGGCAGATATTGGCTCATCGTGTTTCACAAAGTGTGGCTTGATCCTCTGCAAAAGTGACTATATAAG ATTATTCGGTCACAGCGGAGCCTGCAGGGCTTGCAGTAAGTCCATCCCAGCAAATGAAATGGTTATGCGAGCAACGGGCAACGTTTTCCATGTCAAG TGTTTTGTATGCTCCACCTGCCATAACCAGCTAGTACCTGGTGACCGTTTTCACTACACGAATGGAAAACTGTACTGTGAGCGGGACAGACCAACAGCCTCTGCGTACAGAAACGACTACTTGGATTCACTCAGGGAGCACAACATATCCGAACAGAAGTCCTga
- the lmo4 gene encoding LIM domain transcription factor LMO4 isoform X1, whose amino-acid sequence MQCVPGSDPFIMVNTACNAQPPHVRMGALAWKRCVGCGCKISDRFLLFALDGYWHCHCLKCSCCQAQLADIGSSCFTKCGLILCKSDYIRLFGHSGACRACSKSIPANEMVMRATGNVFHVKCFVCSTCHNQLVPGDRFHYTNGKLYCERDRPTASAYRNDYLDSLREHNISEQKS is encoded by the exons ATGCAATGTGTTCCAGGTAGTGACCCATTTATTATGGTAAACACTGCTTGTAATGCTCAGCCGCCTCATGTCAGAATGGGGGCCCTGGCGTGGAAGCGCTGCGTTGGATGTGGATGCAAGATTTCAGACCGCTTCCTCCTGTTTGCTTTGGATGGGTACTGGCACTGCCACTGTCTCAAGTGCTCCTGCTGTCAAGCCCAGCTGGCAGATATTGGCTCATCGTGTTTCACAAAGTGTGGCTTGATCCTCTGCAAAAGTGACTATATAAG ATTATTCGGTCACAGCGGAGCCTGCAGGGCTTGCAGTAAGTCCATCCCAGCAAATGAAATGGTTATGCGAGCAACGGGCAACGTTTTCCATGTCAAG TGTTTTGTATGCTCCACCTGCCATAACCAGCTAGTACCTGGTGACCGTTTTCACTACACGAATGGAAAACTGTACTGTGAGCGGGACAGACCAACAGCCTCTGCGTACAGAAACGACTACTTGGATTCACTCAGGGAGCACAACATATCCGAACAGAAGTCCTga
- the pkn2a gene encoding serine/threonine-protein kinase N2 — protein MAADPMQAHMVSDRLGLGQNLDLSDTMVQQKLDEIKEQIKREIRKELKIKEGVENLRKVTTEKKRLAYVDNMLKKSNKKLEELHQELQELNAHIVVKDPEDLLLECPLTLDSPKSEARTCTISSRLAALKKQNDIELKVKQGAENMIQMYSNGSSKDRKLLATAQQMLQDSKTKIEFIRMQILKASQTSELSFDNNDVIAKPIISPLDLRVEELCHHTRIEYAVAEGAKNVMKLLGSGKLAEKRAHSEAQARFNESNQKLDLLKYSLEQRLNELPKNHPKSSLIMEELSLMSSPALSPRQSFISTQNHNSTVKNQYSTKPAALTGKLEVRLMGCQDLLDSVPGRSKATSVPLPGWSPSETRSSFMSRGNRRGTSVRNLSKNDDLSNEISAVLKLDNTVVGQTSWKPVSNQSWDQKFTLELDRSRELEISVYWRDWRSLCAVKFLRLEDFLDNQRHGMCLYLEPQGTLFAEVTFFNPVIERQTKLQRQKKIFSKQQGKPFLRAPQMSIGTWGRLVKRAIPSPNNTFSPQVAELAAETGHSSHPGTPALRSDPIVTKLDFDKDVTPKHYSPVGIREVLPEDKIPNKEQEQDALTSFDYRNDRNSIIVQSELEEVVEHEAQPSALQLITVQKNTEIRDEEEEEQFHFSLKDFKCVAVLGRGHFGKVLLAEYSITGEMFAIKALKKGDIVARDEVESLMCEKRIFETVNSVRHPFLVNLFACFQTKEHVCFVMEYAAGGDLMMHIHADVFSEPRATFYAACVVLGLQFLHEHKIVYRDLKLDNLLLDTEGFVKIADFGLCKEGMGYRDRTSTFCGTPEFLAPEVLTETSYTRAVDWWGLGVLIFEMLVGESPFPGDDEEEVFDSIVNDEVRYPRFLSTEAISIMRRLLRRNPGRRLGAGERDAEDVKKHLFFRNMDWDGLLAKKVKPPFVPTIQSSSDVSNFDDEFTSEAPVLTPPREPRPLTQDEQDLFADFDYIADWC, from the exons ATGGCCGCCGATCCCATGCAG GCTCACATGGTTTCGGACCGGCTGGGCCTGGGGCAGAACCTTGACCTGTCTGATACCATGGTGCAGCAGAAGCTAGACGAAATCAAGGAGCAGATCAAGAGGGAGATCCGCAAAGAGCTGAAGATCAAAGAAGGGGTGGAGAACCTTAGAAAGGTcaccacagaaaaaaagagactggCATATGTTGATAATATGCTCAAGAAGTCCAACAAGAAGTTAGAGGAGCTGCATCAAGAGCTGCAGGAGCTCAACGCTCATATCGTTGTGAAGGATCCAGAGGATCTTCTCTTAG AGTGCCCTCTTACGCTGGACAGCCCTAAAAGTGAAGCACGGACATGCACTATCAGCAGCAGACTAGCAGCCCTGAAAAAACAGAACGACATTGAATTGAAGGTGAAACAGGGGGCCGAGAACATGATCCAGATGTATTCAAACGGCTCCTCAAAG GACAGAAAACTGCTTGCAACGGCACAGCAGATGCTTCAAGACAGCAAAACAAAGATCGAGTTCATCCGAATGCAGATTCTCAAAGCCAGCCAAACCAGCGAGCTCAGCTTCGACAACAATGATGTCATTG CCAAACCCATCATCAGTCCCCTGGACCTGCGGGTGGAGGAACTCTGCCATCACACGCGGATCGAGTACGCTGTGGCCGAGGGGGCCAAGAATGTCATGAAGCTGTTGGGCTCTGGTAAACTGGCTGAGAAGAGGGCTCACTCAGAG GCCCAAGCCAGGTTCAATGAGTCCAATCAGAAGCTGGATTTGTTGAAGTATTCCTTGGAGCAGAGACTCAATGAGCTTCCGAAGAACCATCCCAAGAGCAGTCTGATCATGGAGGAGTTATCCCTTATGTCCTCTCCAGCCCTCAGTCCTCGCCAGAGCTTCATATCCACACAGAACCACAACAGCACTGTTAAAAACCAGTATAGCACCAAACCAGCTGCACTCACAG GCAAATTAGAGGTTCGGCTCATGGGATGTCAGGACCTGTTAGACAGTGTTCCTGGCCGGTCTAAAGCCACGTCGGTGCCGCTGCCCGGTTGGAGCCCCAGTGAAACGCGCTCCTCTTTCATGAGCCGTGGGAACCGCAGAGGAACCAGCGTTCGGAATCTCTCCAAAAACGACGACTTGTCCA ATGAGATTAGCGCTGTTCTGAAGCTCGACAACACTGTAGTTGGTCAGACCAGTTGGAAACCTGTCAGTAATCAGTCGTGGGACCAAAAGTTTACATTAGAGCTAGACCGG TCTCGTGAGCTGGAGATCTCTGTGTATTGGAGAGATTGGCGATCCCTTTGTGCGGTGAAATTCCTGCGACTGGAGGACTTCCTGGACAACCAGCGGCACGGAATGTGCCTTTACCTTGAGCCACAAGGGACTCTGTTTGCAGAG gttactttttttaatccagTCATTGAGAGACAAACCAAACTCCAAAGGCAGAAAAAGATCTTCTCAAAGCAACAAG GGAAACCGTTCCTGCGGGCCCCTCAGATGAGCATCGGGACGTGGGGCCGGCTGGTGAAGAGGGCCATTCCTTCTCCCAATAACACATTTAGCCCTCAAGTGGCGGAGCTGGCAGCTGAAACCGGACACAGCAGTCACCCGGGAACCCCAGCTCTGAGGAG TGACCCAATAGTGACAAAACTGGACTTTGACAAAGACGTTACACCAAAGCATTACTCTCCCGTCGGTATAAGAGAAGTCTTGCCTGAGGACAAGATCCCGAACAAAGAGCAAGAACAG GATgctttgacttcatttgactaCCGAAATGACAGGAATAGCATCATTGTTCAGTCTGAGCTTGAAGAAGTCGTGGAACATGAGGCTCAGCCGTCAGCGTTACAGCTCATAACTGTCCAGAAGAACACAGAAATAAG ggatgaagaggaggaagaacaGTTTCATTTCAGTCTTAAAGACTTTAAATGTGTTGCAGTGTTAGGCCGTGGCCATTTTGGAAAG gTGTTATTAGCAGAATACAGTATTACAGGTGAAATGTTTGCCATCAAGGCCCTTAAGAAGGGAGATATTGTCGCCCGTGATGAAGTTGAAAG TTTGATGTGTGAGAAGAGGATATTCGAGACTGTGAACAGCGTGCGGCACCCGTTCCTCGTCAATCTTTTTGCATGTTTCCAGACCAAGgagcatgtgtgttttgtgatgGAGTATGCGGCAGGAGGAGACCTGATGATGCACATTCATGCCGATGTGTTTTCAGAGCCACGGGCCAC GTTTTATGCAGCCTGTGTTGTCCTGGGGTTACAGTTTTTACACGAGCACAAGATTGTATACAG gGATCTGAAGTTGGATAACTTGCTGCTTGATACGGAGGGATTTGTCAAGATTGCCGACTTTGGTCTTTGTAAAGAAG GAATGGGTTACAGGGACAGAACAAGCACTTTCTGCGGCACTCCAGAGTTTCTGGCTCCCGAGGTGTTAACCGAAACTTCCTACACGCGTGCGGTGGACTGGTGGGGGCTCGGCGTGCTTATCTTTGAGATGCTTGTCGGGGAG TCTCCATTTCCtggtgatgatgaagaagaggTGTTCGACAGCATTGTGAATGACGAAGTTCGCTACCCAAGATTCCTCTCCACAGAAGCCATCTCCATTATGAGAAGG TTATTAAGAAGGAATCCCGGGCGACGACTTGGAGCCGGTGAACGTGATGCAGAAGACGTGAAGAAACATCTGTTCTTCAGG aatatggACTGGGATGGACTATTAGCAAAGAAAGTGAAGCCACCGTTTGTCCCCACAATCCAGAGTTCCAGTGACGTTAGTAATTTTGACGATGAATTTACCTCAGAGGCCCCGGTGCTCACACCGCCCAGAGAGCCCCGGCCCTTGACCCAGGACGAGCAGGACCTGTTTGCAGACTTCGACTATATCGCAGACTGGTGTTAG